From Oryzias latipes chromosome 3, ASM223467v1:
TTGTTATACAATTTAGGGAGACTTGGGtaatgtattttgtgttttttttcttattttggacCACAATATAATCCTCATTGTagttgtcatgtttttgtaaaaaaattaagttcaGCTGTAGTGAAACAATTTTGATCAGATTTAGTTAACCTCAACCAGAATCCTAGAACAAaatttggaaaaagtaaacagtCAAACAAACTCCTGCTGATCACAAAGAGACTAATGTGGCTTAGAATAtgacttttactttattttttgcaacaGTTCATTATAAGGTAATTAtagcattttgtctttttaatgatACTGAATTAAgtgaaaaaattattaaaaatgtaaaaaaaaaaatactggtacacctttaattaagaaaaatatatgaatatattTACAAAGCATATGCAATAAATTAACACCATAAAGAATTTTTGAttataaaacattcaaatataagactgaaacaaactgaaaaacacaaattttgtttttaaatattgaaaatgtgaatttttatttttatttttttgtgctgaaaaaaacatttggctcCTTTTTTTcgttctttgtttttactcacaGAATTTAAATAGgtactttgttcatttttgtttaaagaaatgacATAATCTGACAAATATCAAAGATCAGATCCTGCATCTCTCATTGTGGAGGAAGAGCTAATGCATTCATTCAGATTGGTTTATCCAACACTGAAAGAAAACCACATTCACTTCCTGTGTCCGTCTGTGTCTGTCTAGAGATCTTAACTTCAACAACCTGATGGTGTTTCCTAAACCAATAGAAGCCCTGCCCAAACTGAAGGAACTGTGAGTCTAAAGTCATCCATTTTTGTTCCTAGAAAACCATAAACTCATCTTAAAGATGACTAACTCATCATTCCTGCTGTGTGTGTTCCATTCAAATAATGGGAAAAATGTTAATCTTGGGTTCCTAATCTTCTCTCCAAAGAGGCTTTCACAGCAACGGCATTTCTTCCATACCTGAAGGGGCCTTCCATAACAATCCTCTGCTGCGAACCATGTAAGCCCAAACACTGAGTACCTTTCTAAAGCCCAAATGTAGTTTTATTTGCAATGAGGCCAACTCCTGAAACTTTTCCAAGACAAATGTCCAGAAGATGGTGCCATACTCGCTCAGTGAAGTGTTGAGTGTTGAACCCCCACCCTACTGTGTTTTGGTCCTTACAGACACCTTTATGACAACCCTCTGTCTTTTGTGGGCACCACAGCTTTCCAGAATCTATCTGAGCTACACTCCTTGTAAGATGTTACTTTAAAGATTCAATCATTTTCAATcatgttttaatattattattttaatgttgattttgtttttcactgtttttgtttcaggatTTTGCGTGGAGCCAATAAGATGCGGGATTTCCCCGTCCTTACAGGAACTAAAAACCTTGAGAGTCTGTAAGAAAACTTATTGTCAGATGTTGTGCTTCTTTAATGTTTCTCAGAAGGTATTTTatttgactttcttttttttgtgggcggggctttagGACCCTATCTGGAACCAAAATATCATCTTTACCCATGGATCTCTGTGAGAACCTCAGGCTGCTGCGAACACTGTGAGAGACTTTTCTGGTTCTAGTGAGGATGTTTGTTAACAAAAGCAGTTCAACACTTCAGCCTATGTTTGTCTGAATGAGGCGATGATGGCATGAACAGAGGAACGTTTGTACATGTTAGTGGGACGTTCTAGcccctttttttattgatcCTAATCTTGTGCATTTTGTTCATCAATTTTGACAGTATTTGAACTCTTGCAGATACATTTTTAGATCAagccaaaacaatgaaacatttttgctgGATTTTTGTTCAATGTAAAATGTAACATAAGTGAAGCAAACACTGGcgagaagaaaaacaattcttCATTTAGGAGGAAGAGCTATAGTTTATCATTTCGTCTGTCTTCATTGGTTTTGAATTGTCCCAGATGTCTTGTTATTGaatccatttttctttctttatcagGGACCTGTCCTACAATGAAATAGAGCAGTTACCATCCTTCCAGGGCTGCATCCACATACAAGAGATgtaagaaaaagctgttttacaaTCATTTCTGACAGGGATCACAAAACACATCTATTCTTTTATGGCAATCATTTGTTCTGACGTAgtacataataataaaaaatatcccaactctgtttttctttgaaatctgTAGAAGTTTTCAGCACAATAAAATCCAGCAGATTGACAGAGACACCTTCCAAAGTCTCTCTGCGCTCCATCTGCTGTAAGTCAAACGCTCGGACATTCAACAGTTGTGTGTTGTTGGGCTTGTGAGCTCATTGTGTTGTGATATTACAGAGATCTGAGCAGAAATCAAATCCAAGTCATTCACAGAGATGCTTTCCTCACCCTAACCTCCCTCAACAACCTGTGAGTTCACCTggagtttatatattttttgaaaagagcaacatttttgtccttttccaccaaactccaaaacttttgtcttttctttttccagagaCCTGAGTATGAACTCTCTGGCTACCATCCCTTCAAGAGGCTTGAGTGCTGTCAGTCAGCTGAAACTGTCTGGGAACCCTCAGATGAAAAACATGCTCACTGCAAAAGATCTGCCAAAACTCATGTGAGGAAGAActtgtacattttttaccaaGTTAAAGCAGTTGATTTTAGGCACGTGGATCTGAAATTACCCAACTCTTCATCTGCGCCATCTACTGAAGCGTGAAGCGAGGTGATGCACGATTGAATGTAGATGGAGCAAAAGTCCATGAAGGTGAAACGAGAAAGTTAGAGGAGTAGGTGCATCagatgaaacaataaaaacgaATAAAAGGTAGCTTGACGGTTACCATTGTAAAAGATTAAATTTGTAgttctatatttttaaaagagctAGTGCAGTTTCAAGTTTGTAATTTAGGACAAAGGAAAAACAGGCTTTTCCAGATCAAACAAAACCTATTCATTCTAGTTTTTTCACACAGTAATGTAATTTACTGTTTATAGAAATGGCATCAAGAAATGTCTCGATCTGCACTCAAAGATTTTAGCTAGCACTGCACAGTTGTAGAAAACAGCATCCCGTTAGTTATTGTAGCTGATGCTCTGGAATTAAAACCAGACACTGTGATTAGTAGGAGCGTTTGCATAGCTGCTGCAGGATCCCAAATGTCAAATCCAAGATGGTCTTTAACTGATGGTTGTTTATCTGCAGGTCCATCTCTGTCCCTTATGCTTACCAGTGCTGTGCGTTTGTTGGGTGTGACTCCTCTTCCAAGGATTCCAGCATGAAGAAATCTGCAGGTGCAATTGGTAAAAGATTTATTCTAGGAATTGAATATATTGCATTATCTATCACTGAACTGGACATTCCAGTTATCTTAGATTTTGTATGAAAAGAAAAGGCTGAAATAGTTTCTACCAACGATCTTTATTAGGACGGTGCATTcagtgtttgttcttttttgtggtCTTTTAGTTGGAGATGATGGAGAACAGATCTCAATGGTTATGCATTGCTCTCCTTCTCCAGGTAAATTACTTTCTGAAGGTTTGAAATATCAGCCCTGAGGTTCTTCTGAAGGGACAGCCGTTCCTTGTGCAgggtcatctttttttttttttaactactgtGTCTTTGTTCAGGCGCTCTAAAGCCTTGTGAGCACCTCCTGGGTAACTGGATGATCCGCCTGACAGTCTGGTTCATCTGCCTGGTGTCGCTGGTCTTCAACAGTCTGGTGCTGGTGGTGACCTTCTCTCCTATTCACCAATCAGTTGGTCACTCTCACTATCTGGCCCCGCCTCTGTCCCCAGCCAGACTGTTAATGGGGCTGCTGGCTCTGGCTAACCTACTCACAGGCCTGTATGTTGGCGTGCTGACGGCGCTCGATGCTGCCACGTGGGGATCCTTCGCCGACTTCGGTGTGTGGTGGGAGATGGGCCCTGGCTGCAAGATCACAGGAGCACTGGCCGTTTTCTCGTCAGAGTGGTCCGTCTTATTACTGTCCCTGGCTGCTGTGGAGCGCAGCGTTGCCGTGTGGAAAATTCTTGGAAAAGCCATCATCTCGCCTCGCAGAAACGGCAAAAGCCGTCGAAGATGCTTGGGAGGAGATCGACGCTTTGGCCTGGCCGCGGGGCTGCTGGGGATGCTGGCCGCTGCCGTAGCCTGCCTGCCTCTCCTGGCCACCGCCGAGCAGACCATGTCCCCCCTCTGCCTGCCCTTTGCGGGCGGTGAGAGCGCCACTCTGAGTGTTACAGTCCTTCTGGTGCTGCTCAACGCCCTGGCTTACCTGTTCACGGCTGCCGTGTACACCCAGCTGTACTGCCACCTAGGCAGAGTGGAGCTGGCGGATCCAGGCCAAACCGGCGCCCTCCGCCATGTAGCCTGGCTCATCTTCACcaactgcattttcttctgtccCGTGGCAGCTTTCTCTTTTGCCCCCCTCTTGACTGGTTCCACAGCCGGCGGCCCAGAGATCGCCAAGTCTGTCACCCTTATTTTCTTCCCGCTGCCGGCTTGCCTGAACCCAGTTTTGTACGTTTTCTTTAGCCCCGCTTTCAGAGAGGACTGGCTCAGACTTCGTGGAGGCTTAAGCGGGGAGATGAAGACTGGGGCTGAAAATCACCAAGATGACGGCGGTGGAGACTCTGAACTCACAGATGGAGGTTCCTCCACCCACCTGGGCTTTGACTGTGGCATGTACACACAGATCTGTGGAGAGCCCGTTGTTTGCGAGCAGTGTGAGGCGGCGCTGCGTGTCCGGACCTGCTCTTCCCCCTCGTCCTCCGTCTGCAGACATTTGACGAAGTCTTATAGCTGTCCCACCCTGCTGGCGGGAGCTGCTGCATGCCAGCGCAGCGGGGGGCTTTGGGCGGACAGCAGCACGCCCTCTGCTCAGTCCGAATACGCTGACGAGGGAGACTCATTTGTGTCGGACAGCTCAGACCAGATTCAGGCCTGCGGCAGAGCCTGCTTCTGCCAAAGCAGAGGCCTTCCTCTGGTACACTACTCACACAACATACCTCGAGTCAAAGACTGACAGCTCCTGTGTTCACATGTGAATTTAGATTCACCACAAATCTAAGAAATGTGCCAACAGCCCTTTTTGTTTCATCAAGCACCTATGTTTGTAGATCAGAGTTTTGCAGCCAATCATTCAAAGGGAAACTGACTTTGAAGGTTCCTGATCTGAACTGTTCCACAGAGAATTCTGCAGAGGAAGCTTTTGCCTTTGTGCCTCTTGATTCTGTTCGGCATTGCGATTCTAAATGTGGTGTGCGTTTGTTTTTGTACCTTTTCTGTTTCCTTAAGCTTTGTAAATATGAATCTTGTCGAATTTGAAAGCTTCATCACATCcatggttgatttttttttttttttttattacattttttataaatttgtaGCAAATGTAATAATCATAATAGATGTTTTTAGTATGAATGTAAACTGTTGTCTTCTCTCAGTGGGACAAATAAGTTAAAATTCaattgaggaaaacaaaaagcccATGCTTTAAGTTCAGTAAGACTAAGAATGTGATCAAAGTAGCAGAAATCACTGTTTCAGGCCTGACCACGCTCCGTGGTTTGGTTCATACATGTTATTTATTACTTTAGCAGCAGTGGTGCTCGGATGGAGAATCTTTCAGGTGTAGAAAAATGTGGCCTCAGAATGAGAAGGTGTACAGATTGTAACACAAGTTTTCATTCAACAGCGTGCACATACACAGGTTTGGGTTATGGTGTTCTTTTAAATTGGGCTTCTGGTTCTTTTCAGTCTCTGACCTTTCAGTTTTTTATGGTTTCCAAAATGTCTAAATGCCAAATGCACACGTTCTGTTTTTTAGATGTTCGTATTCACAtttgggaaaaaacaaagaggatTAACAAGATTAAAAGCTTGTTGTTTCCCATTCTTTGGTTTTTAAACAGGttagaattaaaaaatgaaaagtaaattaaggattttgaaacaaatttcacacaaaacaatccaacatttttgaaaagataaaaaacaagtgCAGTTCAGTATCCTAGATTAAGACAAAACTAATAAActaccttcatccacctttgatTTTAAAGCCCTTCAGGATGTTAACTGACTGAATCAAAAATTCTCTGAGAACAGAGACCAGAAAAATGAAATCCTTTCTCCTTCAGAGCTGGGAACACTCAAGTGTCAGATCATTTAAATATCAGTGAAAtggattttgatttaaaagagGAGCTCAAAGTCGTGAATGTAATCCTTCAACCTGTTTCAAATCAGCACACTGATGAACTGTCAAGTGAATTTATTGGGATGTGTAGAGCGAGGCGCGGAAATGGCCCGCTTTAATCCAAAAACAGGTGATCACTACCTTTGTGAATCTATTTTTATCTGTCATCTGTGCCACTGATTTGGATTTCCCTATagagaaaaaagactttttattttaggtgACTCTGATTCTGATTGTATATGAAACTGATGTATTCATTGTGTTATCAGAAGAGGGTTACTGTGAGACGAggtcaaaaacagaattttcatggTCGGGGCCGAGCTGAGTAAGCGTAACTGGGACACGGGGCTGATTGACAGCGGGTGTACTGGAGCACGATTGCACACATTTAAGGTGGCCACACCCTCAAAGCATGTATGCACAAGTGCACGTCATGTGAGAGCTCAGGAATTCCGGCAATGCAATGTACTCTGCCACCAGCAAGACGTCTGCAACCTTCACCATGCAATGTTGATTCTCATTTCTTTTCTCAATCATAGTTCTTGCTAAACCAAAAACTCTTCATTTGATCTTGCTTACCTTTCAGTTGATTGTATTTGTTTGTAAAAGGAGCATATGTttgtagaaaaaaggaaacaggtAATCAAAATGGGATTCTGACTAAGAAAGCTACCTCCTCCTCTGTAGTTGCTGCCTGCTCGTAAAAAATCTGTTGTCATGTGTCCGTTTGCCTCGGCTTCATgttcagtttttgctgtttcGTGCTAACTGTGGGAGGAATCTATCTACTCTAaactgtgatttcttttttttttccttcactaaACCGTAACATTaggttttccttcatttttcagAGATATAAAGTTGCAAAACATATGAAATATTTCACCTAATTACAGTTCATATTGAATCTTACATGTTGTTCTTTTCATGTTGGATCTCGTGTTGCATTTTGTTTAAACctagaaaatctgttttttatgctaatgaataaagtttttaaaaagtgaggtttttttttatttgaacaatttCCACAATATTAAGTTGCAACATTATAACAGCCCAGCTTATTTGTcgaaagtaaataaatcagtgcTGTTACTGAGCTCaaaaggaaaatgtatttttaaaactagaaggagctgcatttccagaagaaaatgcagggttgaatgctgtactgctgaatgaaagctgaattagctgaagaaatggctgaactgtactggaagaaccatgaaaagttaaaggtgcaaaagtcctagcaggaataagctgaaaaagttgaacattgtaatagtagaatggctgaaataggtcaaaatttgtaggacttaagcatgaaagctgaaattgttgaaaaaatggctgaattgttgaaaatttgaagatgttgctaaaatggctaaaagtactagcattggaatcagcatcatcaactgactccaaaaaacacgttgtttgagagtattatattggtaaaagctacatgttctaagttgatagaaaatccagtcttttcaaaatggcagcttttctattgattttatctccatagcaaccattttatgtttgggtcgcctggagatgaggaacaaatcaacgtcggtttcagatgaatcggaaaaagtaaacttttggacgtccttagcaacgaactttgtttgctaaccacgcccacattccttatatgtccagatccagtgaatttcaatatgttcagttccagccatggatgaagtttattgcaatattttcttcagattttgtcaaaaaatgcccaccaaacagtaggtagtgttgccatcccataataatttcaaaacgtatgttgaagtccaaagccttgtgagcatttcaatgtttgaacggtgcctctagctgaaagcatgttaaagttataatgcttgaaagcaacaaaggttttcaaggattctccatgtatttaaatgaagcaaaaatcttggaaaatcctggaaaatcttggaatatcttgaaaagttcaaagatttgaaagactaaaagtcgtagctgaatggaataagctgaaagggttgaacattgtaatagtagaatggtaaaaataggtgaaagtttgaagaagtttaaaattgcctcacattttggcacaaaatggccgccaaactgtaggtggtgttgccatcccataataattttgagccttatgttgaagtccaaagccttgtgaatatttcaatatttgaacggtgtctctagccaaaagaatgttaaagttacaattgtttaaaaaagcaaaggtgtggtcaatggagcaaaataattggaaaatccgggaatatccgggaatatctggaaaagtccaaggatttgaagaacaaaatgtcatagctagaataagatgaaagagctgaacatttccatagtcgaacggttaaaataggtgaaaaattgtagaaggagtttaactgtgaacttctgcacgaaaaattctccatgtatttcaatggagcaaaaattcccggaaaaccgggaatatcttaaaaagtaaaaggatttgaaaaaccaaaagtcatagcacaaataagcagaaagagctgaacattttaaaagttgaatggttacaatcggttaaaaattgtagaaggagttaagcggcgaaaaacggcggaagataggcgtaaagaataataaataaagagaaacaggaaaacaaagggttgaatgctttacagcattcaaccaaataaagagaaacaggaaaacaaagggttgaatgctttacagcattcaaccaattataAGTTTGGTGatgtttttctccaaaatggtTTAAAATTATAGAAACTCAAGAAAGCAGGATTGAACATTACAATGTGTtatattacaaaacaaaatggcaaattaagcttttaaaagcctttttttttaggctCAGTCGTTTGGCCGCTAGGGACACCCGGTGGTTGAATAGACCCAATAACAATcctgtaacattgggagttgggtcaactagacccactatacagtcctctgaacctttgttcttcattgatttgtgatcttcactggtgttcatggattacatgaaatctttccacctttatgcacctttgtcatggtagggagaacatgtcaatggaagggtggggtcatctaagacagcacaagggttaaaatgaattttgaatTCTAAAAGAACAAACCCCATGAACAttttagacattaaaaaaatctaaactctCTTATCTacagtttaaaaactatttagaaaaatgtaaaagtagcTCACAAAACATGACATGCAAATCGTTGGTTTGGAtaatttcaaaaaacattttacgtTTGGCAATAAATATGAAAGGGCAAAATTGATGCGCAGAAAACTGTAAAGAATAAAGAATTTGATGAATCATCAATGGCAATATTGTTGTTGAAGGCCTAATGATTTGTGATTGAAGTGTTTATAAATCTATCTGTCCAGCTGGTTGGCTGCAACTTCCACAAATACCTGTCCTGAGATCTATTTACTGCCAATGGAGTAAGTTTCCATTTCTGTTATATTACTATTTGACAGAACTCTGAGGAGCTCTGGTCTGGACTGTAGACTTAAGAGGCTTTTCATTCTGCATTAAGCATTTCAAAAATGAACcatattaagaaaatgttttattttgtcagtcACTTGGGGAAGTAGAATGTAATTACTTTTTAGCCATACTAAACATGATAATACTGTTTGTTCCCCTCTGGTGAACCATAGAGATTAGACGCTCAGTGAAGTCCTTCTCCAGCCGTCGCAATTCACAAAACGCTCAGCTGAGTCAAAATTAGTTGCCGttccaaaatgttctgtttttttgtgggttCTGAGAGCCTCAAAGCTGTTgtggatgcttttatttttaagctgctACCATTGCTTGTGTCtgataactggactgagtgactcctccccccatgggttccaaataggaagtacccaccCACTCCAAGacgccaaaatcccaaagacgtCTACTGattgttactttttttcttaccttgttcttgctaatcctattatTTCTGTAGTgttaagttattcaagttatgatCTGGCagatcagatgcttcaatagaAGTATGTGATGGCTACTGGCCCcacatcaaatgttcaaaatgttgatGTCTGTTTCGCAAAAAGAtgacaactgaattgacttcattttattGCAAGTAAGTccttttctatggatgatgtcacacctgctcagtccagttctcatatacagtcaatggctgcTAGTCAGAAATGAGGACTTAGGTCTCACGTGCAGAGATCTGACCTGAGACTCATTCTCAAGTGCTTGAGATGTGAGGTGTATAACTTCTGAATcaatgttcatttgtttgtcctGGTTTTTTATCTGCAGAACGTTGGCGTCACATtctaaaagtaaaggttttctAACAAAGCTTTTGCATCAGGAATGCAGAAACACCAACTGCCTGTTATTGTGTCTCTAGTTGTTTTAAGTAGTTCAACGAGAACTTGTAATAAGAGTTTCATTTCAACCAAGGGTTTTGAGACTTGAGTTTTGAATGTTACTTGAACCTAAATGCAAAGACTTCAGACTAGGACGTTTAAAAAGAGACT
This genomic window contains:
- the lgr4 gene encoding leucine-rich repeat-containing G-protein coupled receptor 4 isoform X1; this encodes MRAGLFWVCLWWFLRPCTSGQGQSTAVCSPSCSCDEDGGADCSGRGLTAVPTGLSTFTYYLDLSMNNITELPANVFKSFPYMEELRLAGNDLTFIHPEALSGLHQLKVLMLQNNQLKSVPSAALKNLQSLQSLRLDANHITTVPDESFQGLQQLRHLWLDDNHLTQVPVGSLTHQANLQALTLALNRITYIPANAFANLTSLVVLHLHNNRIREIASNSFAGLVNLETLDLNFNNLMVFPKPIEALPKLKELGFHSNGISSIPEGAFHNNPLLRTIHLYDNPLSFVGTTAFQNLSELHSLILRGANKMRDFPVLTGTKNLESLTLSGTKISSLPMDLCENLRLLRTLDLSYNEIEQLPSFQGCIHIQEISFQHNKIQQIDRDTFQSLSALHLLDLSRNQIQVIHRDAFLTLTSLNNLDLSMNSLATIPSRGLSAVSQLKLSGNPQMKNMLTAKDLPKLMSISVPYAYQCCAFVGCDSSSKDSSMKKSAGAIVGDDGEQISMVMHCSPSPGALKPCEHLLGNWMIRLTVWFICLVSLVFNSLVLVVTFSPIHQSVGHSHYLAPPLSPARLLMGLLALANLLTGLYVGVLTALDAATWGSFADFGVWWEMGPGCKITGALAVFSSEWSVLLLSLAAVERSVAVWKILGKAIISPRRNGKSRRRCLGGDRRFGLAAGLLGMLAAAVACLPLLATAEQTMSPLCLPFAGGESATLSVTVLLVLLNALAYLFTAAVYTQLYCHLGRVELADPGQTGALRHVAWLIFTNCIFFCPVAAFSFAPLLTGSTAGGPEIAKSVTLIFFPLPACLNPVLYVFFSPAFREDWLRLRGGLSGEMKTGAENHQDDGGGDSELTDGGSSTHLGFDCGMYTQICGEPVVCEQCEAALRVRTCSSPSSSVCRHLTKSYSCPTLLAGAAACQRSGGLWADSSTPSAQSEYADEGDSFVSDSSDQIQACGRACFCQSRGLPLVHYSHNIPRVKD
- the lgr4 gene encoding leucine-rich repeat-containing G-protein coupled receptor 4 isoform X2, translating into MRAGLFWVCLWWFLRPCTSGQGQSTAVCSPSCSCDEDGGADCSGRGLTAVPTGLSTFTYYLDLSMNNITELPANVFKSFPYMEELRLAGNDLTFIHPEALSGLHQLKVLMLQNNQLKSVPSAALKNLQSLQSLRLDANHITTVPDESFQGLQQLRHLWLDDNHLTQVPVGSLTHQANLQALTLALNRITYIPANAFANLTSLVVLHLHNNRIREIASNSFAGLVNLETLDLNFNNLMVFPKPIEALPKLKELGFHSNGISSIPEGAFHNNPLLRTIHLYDNPLSFVGTTAFQNLSELHSLILRGANKMRDFPVLTGTKNLESLTLSGTKISSLPMDLCENLRLLRTLDLSYNEIEQLPSFQGCIHIQEISFQHNKIQQIDRDTFQSLSALHLLDLSRNQIQVIHRDAFLTLTSLNNLDLSMNSLATIPSRGLSAVSQLKLSGNPQMKNMLTAKDLPKLMSISVPYAYQCCAFVGCDSSSKDSSMKKSAVGDDGEQISMVMHCSPSPGALKPCEHLLGNWMIRLTVWFICLVSLVFNSLVLVVTFSPIHQSVGHSHYLAPPLSPARLLMGLLALANLLTGLYVGVLTALDAATWGSFADFGVWWEMGPGCKITGALAVFSSEWSVLLLSLAAVERSVAVWKILGKAIISPRRNGKSRRRCLGGDRRFGLAAGLLGMLAAAVACLPLLATAEQTMSPLCLPFAGGESATLSVTVLLVLLNALAYLFTAAVYTQLYCHLGRVELADPGQTGALRHVAWLIFTNCIFFCPVAAFSFAPLLTGSTAGGPEIAKSVTLIFFPLPACLNPVLYVFFSPAFREDWLRLRGGLSGEMKTGAENHQDDGGGDSELTDGGSSTHLGFDCGMYTQICGEPVVCEQCEAALRVRTCSSPSSSVCRHLTKSYSCPTLLAGAAACQRSGGLWADSSTPSAQSEYADEGDSFVSDSSDQIQACGRACFCQSRGLPLVHYSHNIPRVKD